The proteins below come from a single Pseudomonas chlororaphis genomic window:
- a CDS encoding magnesium transporter CorA: protein MNHSIDQSHRDPDLFGLLYGFRFRPGQRGQEIDSAQALRSLQHPQDADEFLWLHLNLAHAACERWMKSHLALPQEFFEALHEGSRSTRIEHVDSALLAVVNDVVFNLSNLVSSDVSTLWVCVHSRLIVSARLQPLHSVDKLRSSVKAGECFRSPLELLVHLLRDQGEVLTQIVRKTSLGVDQIEDQLLSSRLSTNRAELGSQRRVLVRLQRLLALEPGSLLRLLNRPPQWLQKEDVKELRKSTEEFALIINDLTALGERIKLLQEEIAANLNEQSNRTLFTLTVVTVLALPINIIAGFFGMNVGGVPLATDPEGFWILVALVATFTLIAGRWAFRKRRDY from the coding sequence ATGAATCACAGCATCGATCAAAGCCACCGCGATCCGGACCTGTTCGGCCTGCTCTACGGGTTTCGTTTCCGTCCCGGCCAGCGTGGACAGGAAATCGACTCGGCCCAAGCCCTGCGAAGCCTGCAACACCCCCAGGACGCCGATGAGTTCCTCTGGCTGCACCTGAATCTGGCCCATGCCGCGTGCGAGCGCTGGATGAAAAGTCACCTGGCCTTGCCACAGGAATTCTTCGAAGCCCTGCATGAAGGCTCGCGCTCGACCCGCATCGAACACGTGGATTCGGCGTTGCTGGCGGTGGTGAACGACGTGGTGTTCAACCTCAGCAACCTGGTGTCTTCGGACGTCTCCACGTTGTGGGTGTGCGTTCACAGCCGTTTGATCGTCAGCGCCCGCCTGCAACCCCTGCACTCGGTCGACAAGCTGCGCTCCTCGGTCAAGGCCGGCGAATGCTTTCGCTCACCACTGGAGTTGCTCGTGCACCTGCTGCGCGACCAGGGTGAAGTACTGACCCAGATCGTGCGCAAGACCAGCCTAGGCGTCGACCAGATCGAAGATCAGTTGCTGTCTTCGCGCCTGTCCACCAATCGCGCCGAGTTGGGCAGCCAGCGCCGGGTGCTGGTGCGCCTGCAGCGCCTGCTGGCGCTGGAGCCCGGTTCGTTGTTGCGCCTGCTCAACCGCCCGCCGCAATGGTTGCAGAAAGAAGACGTCAAGGAACTGCGCAAATCCACCGAGGAATTCGCCCTGATCATCAACGACCTGACCGCGCTGGGCGAGCGGATCAAGCTGTTGCAGGAAGAGATCGCCGCCAACCTCAATGAACAGAGCAACCGTACCCTGTTCACCCTGACGGTGGTCACGGTGCTGGCCTTGCCCATCAACATCATTGCCGGTTTCTTCGGCATGAACGTCGGCGGCGTGCCATTGGCCACCGATCCCGAAGGTTTCTGGATCCTCGTGGCACTGGTGGCGACCTTCACCCTGATCGCCGGTCGATGGGCGTTTCGCAAGCGACGCGACTATTGA
- a CDS encoding MFS transporter has product MSDSQRPLAVTLQVVSIVLFTFIGYLNVGIPLAVLPGYVHGELGFGAVIAGLVISVQYLATLLSRPYAGRIIDNLGSKRAVMIGLAGCGLSGVFMLVSAWTPSLPMLSLASLFIGRLVLGSAESLVGSGSIGWGIGRVGAANTAKVISWNGIASYGALAIGAPLGVWLVNTLGLWSMGVSIILLASLGLALAWPKLAAPIVAGERLPFMHVLGRVLPHGCGLALGSIGFGTIATFITLYYATQHWENAVLCLSLFGASFIGARLLFGNLINRLGGFRVAIACLSVEVLGLLLLWLAPDAHWALAGAALSGFGFSLVFPALGVEAVNLVPASSRGAAVGAYSLFIDLSLGITGPLAGAIAAGFGFASIFLFAALAALGGLALSVYLYRQAPRQREARTRN; this is encoded by the coding sequence ATGTCAGATTCTCAGCGCCCCCTGGCGGTCACGCTGCAAGTTGTTTCCATCGTCCTATTCACCTTCATTGGTTACCTGAACGTCGGTATCCCGCTCGCCGTGCTGCCCGGGTACGTCCATGGCGAGCTGGGTTTCGGTGCGGTCATTGCCGGGCTGGTGATCAGCGTCCAGTACCTCGCCACCCTGCTCAGCCGCCCTTACGCGGGCCGGATCATCGATAACCTGGGGAGCAAGCGCGCGGTCATGATCGGCCTGGCCGGTTGCGGGCTGAGCGGGGTGTTCATGCTGGTGTCGGCCTGGACGCCGAGCCTGCCGATGCTCAGCCTGGCCAGCCTGTTCATCGGCCGCCTGGTGCTGGGCAGCGCCGAAAGCCTGGTGGGCTCGGGCTCCATCGGCTGGGGGATTGGCCGGGTCGGCGCGGCGAATACCGCCAAGGTCATCTCCTGGAACGGCATTGCCAGCTACGGTGCGCTGGCGATCGGCGCGCCGCTGGGGGTGTGGCTGGTCAATACGCTGGGACTGTGGAGCATGGGCGTCAGCATTATCCTGCTGGCCTCGTTGGGCCTGGCATTGGCCTGGCCGAAACTGGCCGCGCCCATCGTCGCCGGTGAACGCCTGCCCTTCATGCACGTGCTGGGTCGCGTCCTGCCCCACGGCTGCGGCCTGGCCCTGGGCTCCATCGGATTTGGCACCATCGCCACCTTCATCACCCTGTACTACGCCACCCAGCACTGGGAAAACGCCGTGCTCTGCCTGAGCCTGTTCGGCGCCAGCTTCATCGGTGCGCGGCTGTTGTTCGGCAACCTGATCAACCGCCTCGGTGGCTTTCGCGTGGCGATTGCCTGCCTGTCGGTGGAGGTCCTGGGGCTGTTGCTGCTATGGCTGGCGCCCGATGCCCACTGGGCGTTGGCGGGGGCGGCGTTGAGCGGTTTCGGTTTTTCCCTGGTGTTCCCGGCGTTGGGCGTGGAGGCGGTCAACCTGGTGCCGGCGTCCAGTCGCGGCGCGGCGGTGGGTGCCTATTCGTTGTTCATCGACCTGTCACTGGGGATCACCGGTCCCTTGGCCGGTGCCATTGCCGCAGGCTTTGGCTTCGCGTCGATCTTCCTGTTCGCGGCGCTGGCCGCCTTGGGCGGGTTGGCCCTGAGCGTGTACTTGTACCGGCAAGCGCCAAGGCAGCGCGAGGCACGGACGCGCAACTAG
- a CDS encoding class I peptide chain release factor: MLAISNTVHIPDAEIELTAIRAQGAGGQNVNKVSSAVHLRFDIPASSLPEFYKERLLALRDSRITSDGVLIIKAQQYRTQEQNRADALERLVELILGATKVEKKRRPTKPTLGSKKRRLESKTKRGSIKAGRGKVDF; this comes from the coding sequence ATGCTGGCGATTTCCAACACCGTGCACATTCCCGACGCCGAGATCGAGCTGACGGCCATCCGCGCCCAGGGCGCCGGGGGGCAGAACGTCAACAAGGTGTCCAGCGCCGTGCACCTGCGCTTCGACATCCCGGCTTCGTCCTTGCCCGAGTTCTACAAGGAACGGTTGCTGGCCCTGCGCGACAGCCGCATCACCAGCGACGGTGTGTTGATCATCAAGGCCCAGCAATACCGCACCCAGGAACAGAACCGGGCCGATGCGCTGGAGCGCCTGGTCGAACTGATCCTCGGGGCCACCAAGGTCGAGAAGAAGCGGCGTCCCACCAAACCGACGCTGGGCTCGAAGAAACGTCGGCTGGAATCCAAGACCAAGCGCGGCTCGATCAAGGCCGGACGCGGCAAGGTGGATTTCTAG